The DNA window AGATAGTGCAGCAATTAAGAATGTGGGCGACTGCGTTGACTTTCTCCGCCCCCCCACCGAAGACGCGGTGACGGCGTTTTGTTACGGTTCCATGCTCGATGCACATGGTTGCAGgagttgctttgtttttttttcgttttcttccacCACGAAGATGTAATGAACTCCACACGGTTGCAGTTGCAACCGGTAAGTCGGCCAGACTTGATCGTCAACAAAGATGGCGGTTTGGAATCGGTTTCTGCTGGTAGTAGTACTGCTTGCCCACACATCCGGCGGTGAGTGGGTTGAGATACCGCACCTAAAACCATCGATAACGTCCATCAGCACCACAATCAAACCAATCGCATCGATCAACGGTCACGTGGTGACTCACTCGCAGCGTCTACTATCACACTTGGCGGACGAGCGGGTTGCTGCAGAGGGTCGATGGCCAGCTGGTACTTCCGTACGGTGGCATCGTCCCCCCGTAAGCGATCTGCTCGATTACGAAGTTCCGACTAAACGTGTATCACAACCGCCATCACCATGGATTACGGGTGATCGAGCAGCAGTACCAGCACATAGTGCGCCTATTGCCCTCGTGAATGTGTCCAACAAGGTGGATGAGTTGGTGGAAAGTGATGAAGTGGATGATCACTATCCGGAGCTAATGCAGACGGAGCTGCTACCGTTCAGCAATCGGTACGAGGAAGAATCGATTGAAACGGTTGCTGCTGCATCGGATACATCCAAAGCGATGCAATCACCGGTTCCACCATCCGTACAGCATTTCGATGACTTCGATGACTACGATGAACGGTTACCGGTGAGGATGCAGCAACAACCACCACACAATGAGGAGCAGTACAGTGAAGCCGACGACGATCAGGAAGATTCGAACGAAACGGTCGAACAGGTAGAAAAGGACCAGCAACCGGCCAatttgcaacagcaacaaccaccGACCGGAGGGTTCGGTGGGTTTGTTGAGTTTTTGCGCCGAATGCAGGCCAGCTTCGTACGGCGAACGGCACACACGATCGGTGACAAAATACGCACACTCGCCGAGATGCGGGATCAGCTACTAAGCAGTATCGGTAAGAACCATCTAGCAGCACTTTTCTTGGAGAGGAGTTTTAAtcatctttttctttccaaaaccCCCCACACAGAGCGACGTATTGCTTCCCTGTGGATGGGCGGCAAACAACCAACGGCGCGGCGACGGGTCAAGCGGGGCTGGATGGAACCGCACGGTGAGACGGATGCGATGGATTTCCCGTCCGCCGAAGGTGCACTGCTTACCATCTCATTTCTCACGTTTGCCGTCTTTCTGATCAAGCTGGTACTGCAGGTGATCAACACGATCAAGGCGAAACACTACACGTACAGTACGTTTGCAGCGGCTACACCCGTATCCGGTGGTTTGCTGGTGAAACGGACACGACGCTTCGTTGAGCCGTACGAACTGCAAGCAATTCTTGCCACCATCGATGGTTACCGGCCTGCTTAGTTTACCCCGATCACCGTCCCCGGTGGTAGTTGAGCTGTGTTTGTACGCATCTTAAAATTATACTTAAGCTGTTTAATGGTAGATGGTTCcttaatggaagaaaaaaccgCCTTGAGACAATTGTGGTGGAGTTTTAATTGGTGGTTAACAAACAttttagtaaaacaaatatttctatAGAACAATTCCAATTTTTGGTAACTGTTATAGGCTTTAAAAGTTCATGCTTTACTCTACGTTGTTTTACTAAAATGAGGTTgtgtgatttttctttttctgattTGTTAGCTAAATCAAGTGAATTTATCTAGAAGCTTGGAAGCAGACGTGGACGGTACAAATATATTGATGCATTTCATCGTCTCGACAACCGACATACAAAGAATCCAAGCGCACATAGACAGAACAATCTTTTTCTACTGTGGCACTTAACGAGATTAATCTCCTTTTAGGcgctgttttttatttatccagCTTCCTACTATCTGCTGGTACCAAATAGAGTTGAGAATATCCAGTCTTTTCAGAGAATTGCGAAACATGGTGAAAGAGTGGTTATAAGGCTTTGAAACTTTTACACACTCTTtttgagagtcataaaaatattacttaaaaCATATCCTTTAATAACTCCTTGgcgtttttcattcatttactcTCTGtgtcgactaatgactcactcttttgcgtgACAACTCCCCATCCCCCTGTCAACGCAACCAGCGTTTTAGGGGCCCCGAGTTAGGGCCTCCGTTTTGTTAAACGATCACAGTATTTTCTTGAAAATTATGCAgcaattttgctttatttttatgtatctaaaataatttttctttaattaataAGGGTTAataaaagtttgtttaaatttccaaaatttaaaaaaacattaccgcGTTTCTTGCTAAGATTTGGGGTAAGTAGGGGAAAgaatccatgtggaacatgCGGAAGAAAGGGGAAGTGCCAGTTGATCTTATCTCCTTGgtaggatgctctcttggtgttgagaAACTACCGATCTCCCATATTATTTCATCTCAGCTAGAAGATGATTTCCatagaaatcatttttattggtATTGAAGAATCAGTTTTCTGCAACACCAAGAGTGCATCCAATAAAAGAGGTAACCTATTTGATTGCACGGGAAATAATCTGcatgaaagagaaaataatctACCACATGCGGGAGAGAGACCGATAAATGAGGCTCTAAGGTGAGGCAATGGTAGCCGATAACACGTCAACCTCCTGGGAgaatgctctcttggtgttgagaAACTACCGATCACCCATATTACTTCATTTAGGCTAGAAGGTAGAAGAGAACGTTACTCCACAGCTGTTGAAGAATTGGTTTTATTAGTATTGGAGAATCGGTTTTGtacaacaccaagagagcatccacggAAGCAGGTAACCTATTCGgatggaggggaaataatctGCATGAGAAAGAAATTAATCCGCCACATGCGAGAAAGAGACCGCTAAATGGGGCTCTAAGCTGAAGAACGGttagttgttgttttaaacGCCAAAACCGCTCGTTTTCTGCGACGAAATCCTGAGAAAGCTGCAAAAATTAATCATCCGaaataacaagagagcatcctacTAAGAGGTAACAATAACTGCGGTTCGAACCAGCTGCGAGCGACATTCTCTTCTCTCCTCTAGTAGCCGTTCTAATCCTTCGTATAGTTGTTCTTTTCCCACATGTTCTCATTGATCATGGGGCGAGATGATCTAGTATTGGTAATCGATAATATGAGTTCACCGGATGAAGGGGAAATAATCTTCCATCTCTTTCAATCCAATCGATCAATGCTAAAGGATCTCAAACTGGCATCAATGATAACGTGCGAGAAAGGAACGGCTATATAATGCACTAAGCTAGGGAAATTATAGCTAATGTTATTCCTTTTATAGGATGCTCTCTTATTATTTCATGCtttgcaataaaaactttcgttaaattttcaaatgaaatctttcatgaattatttttatgaaattttcatgaaTTATTTCGCTGAAATCATTTATAGTAGATTTCATGGTTACCTCCTTTATAGGAGGTATATACTATAAAGCGGCATCCTATAAAATCGGTAACATAATCTATAATTTATCCAGCTTAGTGCAACATACAGCTGTTCCTTTCTCGCATGTTATCATTGATAGCAGTTTGAGAACATTTAGTATTGTTCGATTGGATTAAAAGAGATGGAAGATTATTTCCCCTTCATCCGATCAACTCATACTATTGATTACCAATACTAGATCATCTCACACCATGGTCAATGATAACATGTGGGAAAAGAACAACTATACGAAGGATTAGAACGGCTACTAGAGGAGAGAAGAGAATGTCGCTCGCGGCTGGTTCGAACCGCAGTTATTGTTACCTCTTAgtaggatgctctcttgttatttCGGATGATTAATTTTTGCAGCTTTCTCAGGATTTCGTCGCAGAAAACGAGCGGTTTTGGCgtttaaaacaacaactaaCCGTTCTTCAGCTTAGAGCCCCATTTAGCGGTCTCTCTCGCGCATGTGGTTGATTAATTTCTTTCTCATGCagattatttcccctccatcCGAATAGGTTACCTGCTTccgtggatgctctcttggtgttgtaGAAAAATCATTCTTCAATACCAATTAACATGATTCCTATGGAGTACGCTTCTAGCCGAGATGAAATAATATGGGAGATCGGTAGATTcgcaacaccaagagagcatcctttTAAGGAGGTAAAATCAACTGGCACTTTCCCTCTTTACCACATGTTCTGCAGGCTTCCGGTCTCAgctattttttgggaaaatttgcaaaattttaaaaattgatttattttaatgtgtaTTGGTTGACATAAGTTTCTTCTCACTTATGTCTtatgaaagtattttttttatttatatctttGGGATAAATATATATGAATTGAAAACAAGCTGCAAACCAACAGAAAAAGGCGGTGttatattatgttttttatatCACGTTTTATTAATCCGACTTATAGCACAGATCGAATCGTAATCTTGGCATCGCTTCACGTTTTTTGTGGAATAAATCtgatttattcattaaaaaacattgtttggtTCATTCTAATCTGTGAAGTTTACTCCACATTTAGGCACATCGTGTGGTATCgtcttttattttaacatatcGCAACGATCGTAACGATTAACGATCTCTTCCAATGTATTTATCATCGCACACAGCTGTAAAAGGAGTTCATTGCCGCTTGTATCAATTAGAAGGATggtcaaaaataaatcaagttCAGTTCagtgattattattatcagATACATGTTCAACGCGCATCATTCAGTTCATGTTCAAGAGttcacaaaaattaaattttctcccatttaaaaaaaaattcaattatgatGTTGTAAGTTAAGCAAGGAGAATAAAAGATCAATTAAATGACAATGGATCAAtgacatttttaaatgtaaatccattgaaatgttttgctatCTATATGGGaggttttgttctattttcggGTACACTCGCTACAGAGTGTATTCTGGCATTTACTTAAAATGCCTGATGCTTAATATCAACGTGTGGGTAGCGAGTTTTCCACTGGGTGATCCATGCGGACGATATCTCGCTGCAGTGATTAATTTCCAGAAAACGGAGAGCTGGACATCCGATGAAGATAGCGTTTACCGACTCACCCGTTACCGTGATGCACCCCATCAGATCGAGATACTCCATCCGGCGACAATGCTGGGCAATCGTAAGCATATCGTTGTTGTACACATCCCAAAAGCCAGACAATACCAGCTTACGCATATTGGGGCACGCTTCCAGCAGCTGACTAAGCGCACCCTCCTCCATCTCCTCGACGTTCGAATAGCCCAGGT is part of the Anopheles funestus chromosome X, idAnoFuneDA-416_04, whole genome shotgun sequence genome and encodes:
- the LOC125770749 gene encoding uncharacterized protein LOC125770749 produces the protein MAVWNRFLLVVVLLAHTSGGEWVEIPHLKPSITSISTTIKPIASINGHVVTHSQRLLSHLADERVAAEGRWPAGTSVRWHRPPVSDLLDYEVPTKRVSQPPSPWITGDRAAVPAHSAPIALVNVSNKVDELVESDEVDDHYPELMQTELLPFSNRYEEESIETVAAASDTSKAMQSPVPPSVQHFDDFDDYDERLPVRMQQQPPHNEEQYSEADDDQEDSNETVEQVEKDQQPANLQQQQPPTGGFGGFVEFLRRMQASFVRRTAHTIGDKIRTLAEMRDQLLSSIERRIASLWMGGKQPTARRRVKRGWMEPHGETDAMDFPSAEGALLTISFLTFAVFLIKLVLQVINTIKAKHYTYSTFAAATPVSGGLLVKRTRRFVEPYELQAILATIDGYRPA